Sequence from the Helianthus annuus cultivar XRQ/B chromosome 13, HanXRQr2.0-SUNRISE, whole genome shotgun sequence genome:
AAAGTTTGTATCATTATCCAAATGTATAATTGAGCTACATAGCAAGAAGTATTTGTGTAAATGAACATGGAAGGACACTTAATAACTATATACATCCCACGAGAAAGACATGGTTTCTGCAGAATGCTAGGCAGTATCGGTTGTACGCATTGACCATGGCATAATTGGCCAAATGCATGGCAAGGTCAATTTATGTGTGGCAATCAGGGACATCGCTCAACAATGTTAGACTTTGTGTTTTCATAACATTTATCGTCTAAATAATGATTTAAACGTTCTTAGTCAGTCAGAGGTTCTCAACGGTACCGGACCTAATTCTTCGTCTATGGTTTCCGGATTTGAATATAAGCATGGGCATCATCTTGCTAACCAGATATACCCTAACTATGAAACAATTGTTAAAAGTATACCAGATCCTGAAGATAATAAAAGAATTAAATTTGCAAAATGCCAAGAATCAACAACAAAAGATGTTGAACGATTATTTGGTGTCCTAAAGTAACGAtggcacattccattaacattcCATAAAACATTCCATTCTCACCATAAACTAAGAAAAATTGGTCAATGTCACTCCCAACTTTCATTTTGGCTCCCACCACCCTCTACTTAACACGTAGGTGTTAGTGTCACCCCTTCGTTAAATAATCACTCGCTGAGTTTGTTTTTTAATCCCACATGGCATGGGGATGATGAGGTGGATAGCCTACGTGGACTCACCCTTTATCATCTTTATCTCTATCTTTATCTCTGGAAACATAATTCGAACCCTAATTCAACACAAACACATATTCTCCCAAATTGCAGATAATTTCTTCTGACGACGatcacaacccaccaccttcgccacaaccaccaccaccacacaccACCGACGCCGCCACCCACCAGTCGCCGCCAATCGCAACCGGCCATTACCTACGCCGCCACCCCGATGACTACCACCACCCGCCACCTTtgccacccaccaccgccactaACCACAACCACCAATGTCGCCCACCACTGACGTCCCCACCACCGCCACTCACCgctaccacccaccaccattgCCACAACCTACCACCGACgcctgccgccaccaccacctgccTCTACCGCTACCAACCACCACCGTCGCCGCCACCCACCCGCCACCGCTACCTATTTCTTCCACCGCTatccaccaccgccgccacctatGACCACCCACAATCACCGTTACCGACCACAACCACTCACCGCCCTTTTATTTCTTCGTCTTTTCATGTCTAACAAACAATACACAGTAATAATTCATTTCATTCCAACATAGTAACCAAACAAGACCTGGAATAGTAATGAATTATTGCATTCCCATATCCATTCCATTatctcgtccattccattccctcatccattctattaccccataccaaacaaaCCCCAAAAGTATTAAGATACATGGCATAAGATGACTATCCAAGATAAAGGTCGGGCAATACGTGAATTCGATTTGAGCAACATTCATGACAAGGTTGTATTGGTTGATGAGGCACAACAAGAGTCAAAGATGTGGGCATTACACAACCCTCATATGCACCTCAACCTTCGTGCCAGTTTGATTGACCATATTTAGAAGGAgaaatggattttatcaccctaaACTAAGCAAAATTGGTCAATGTCACTCCCAACTTTCATTTTGGCTCCCATCACCCTCTACTTAACATGTAGGTGTCAGTGTCACCCCTTCGTTAAATAATCACTAACTGAGTTTGTTTTTTAATCCCACGTGGCATGGGGATAATGAGGTGGACAGCCTACGTGGACTCACCCTTTATCATCTTTATCTCAAGAAACATAATTCGAACCCTAATTCAACACAAACACATATTCTCCCAAATTGCAGATAATTTCTTCTGACGACGATCGGATACTGGACGAACGTTCGAGAACCACAACGGAGATGATGTCACTGACGTCGGCTTACCAGCAGCGCCGCTCGGCTCGCCGGAAGTGGAAACGAAAGCTCCGTGAATCGAATCGGAGTCTCCGTCATGTCCTTTAGATCTGAAGATGTTTGAAAGCGATGAAAACCTAATTAatctcttcttcttcttattgTTCGATGAAGTAGAAGTAGCACTGCCGATGCAACCGCCGGAAGTAACTGCTATCCGCGGTGAGTTGTAGAACCCTTTATCTGAGCGGCTGTGGTTCAGGTGAGGTTTGTTAGAAGGTTGTTGGACAGTTGTAATAGAATTATGTTGCTGTACGGGTTTCCAGTGGATGTACGGAGAAACAGAACGAGGTAACGGTgaatttgtgtttgaattacGGTTGTTCTGTGATTGGTCCTGGGCTTCGGTTTGTTTCCGAGTGAGGATTAATTTGAATAGGCGTTCACAGAGACAAGAAGCGCAGACGTCGTTGATGCTGTTGAGATCGGTGTTGTGTTTCTTACACCTCATCTATAGATATATGATATATGAGGTTGTGTTTGTATATTAATATGAATTATTATGTACATATATTTGTGAGTGTTTTGAGAGATAGAGATGATAAAAGGGTCAGTCCACGTAGGCTGTCCACCTTATCATCCCCATGCCATCACGTAGGATTAAAAAACAAACTCAGTTAGTGATTATTTAAAGAAGGGGTGACACTGACACCTAAATGTTAAGTAGGAGGTGATGAGAGCCAAAATAAAAGTTGGGAGTGGTATTGGCCAATTTTGCTTAGTTTAGGGTGATACTATCCATTTCCCATATTTAGATTTTCGCCCGTATCAATCCCAATGAATAGTTGTGTATGTAGTTATTTAAAAATGTAGTTTAATTAGTGTATCTTCTATTGTTAGTGAAATTAAAGTTACTATTCTTTTTCtagtgtttttaatatatagataatgacttctatttttaatatatagagttataatattaaaggttttgatttttaatatatagaCTTAAATTAATTATCTAAAGTTACTATTTATTGGCTAACATTAGAATACTAATAAACTTAAAAGGTaaagtaaataataattattataacaTTATAACATTAGAAtaataaaagtgtaaaaaagttatatatagtattataatattaaagttactattcattggtttctgtttttaatatatagataatagaATACTAATAAACTTAAAAGGTAAAGTAAATAATCATTATTATAACATTATAACATTCGAAtaataaaagtgtaaaaaagttatatatagtattataatattaaagttaCTATTTATTGGTttctgtttttaatatatagataatagataataatgttttttttatttttggtttaataaaattacattaactggactgtttatttgtgtttttaatatataaataatggcttgtgtttttaatatatagatttAAATTAGTTATCTAAAGTTACTATTTATTGGCTAACATTGGAATAATAataaacttaaaaagtaaaggaaataattatttttataaaattataacattAGAATAATAAAAGtgtaaaaaattatatataatattataacattaaagttactattcattggTTTCTGTTTCTAATATATAGatataaataatgtttttttttatttttggtttaataaaattacattaaatgGACTGTTTAAGAAGAAtagaaaaaagaaaaatgaagGGGAAAAGAAGGAAAGGGTAACCATACCCTTAGATGGGGATGGATGGGAAGGGTGGAAGAGGATGGTGTTCTGACCCTGAGTTGGTAGATGGAAATGATGGGGGAGTCAGGAACCATACCTCATACTGATTCAGTTTTGTGGGTTCGGGGAAGGGATCAGGGGCGCCATATAGGATCGGGACGATGGGGAACACCACCTCCTACCTTATACTTTCATAGAGACCATGGGGCGATCATGATCATCACGAGAGGGGGTGCATTCAATTTATGTTGTCCTGTTTTATTTTTAGATATGGATATGGTTTAACGTATCGGCTCATGCCATAacaaatgaaaaaagaaaaatcaaaaaataaagtTATAATATAACTACAACGATATT
This genomic interval carries:
- the LOC110901305 gene encoding uncharacterized protein LOC110901305, with the protein product MRCKKHNTDLNSINDVCASCLCERLFKLILTRKQTEAQDQSQNNRNSNTNSPLPRSVSPYIHWKPVQQHNSITTVQQPSNKPHLNHSRSDKGFYNSPRIAVTSGGCIGSATSTSSNNKKKKRLIRFSSLSNIFRSKGHDGDSDSIHGAFVSTSGEPSGAAGKPTSVTSSPLWFSNVRPVSDRRQKKLSAIWENMCLC